The following proteins are encoded in a genomic region of Sesamum indicum cultivar Zhongzhi No. 13 linkage group LG8, S_indicum_v1.0, whole genome shotgun sequence:
- the LOC105169830 gene encoding L-ascorbate oxidase homolog, translating into MSRMWQLIIILALLICYHVNAEDPYRFFTWNITYADIYPLGVRQQGILINGQFPGPDIYAVTNDNIIVNVYNNLPEPFLLSWNGVQQRKNSFEDGVYGTTCPIPPGKNFTYVMQMKDQIGSFYYFPSLAFHKAAGGFGGIRILSRPRIPVPFPEPHGDFTLLIGDWYKTNHNVLKSILDQGKMLAFPDGILINGRGNNSAWFTVEPGKTYRLRISNVGLRDSLNFRIQGHEMKLVEVEGTHTVQTTVSSLDVHVGQSCSVLVTADQPAQDYYIAVSTRFTDQVLTTTAVLHYSNSRKPVSGPPPPGPTTDIQWSLNQARSIRTNLTASGPRPNPQGSYHYGQINVSRTIRLANLPGIVNGKQRYAVNGVSFVHADTPLKLADYYNISGVFRVGSISDYPPRGRGIRLDTSVMGADYRAFVEIVFENRENITQSWHLDGYSFFVVGMDGGSWTPSSRKQYNLVDAISRSTTQVYPKSWTAIYVALDNVGMWNLRSEYWARQYLGQQFYLRVYTPVRSFRDEYAIPQNALLCGRADGKRS; encoded by the exons ATGTCAAGAATGTGGCAACTTATAATAATACTTGCCCTTCTAATTTGCTATCATGTGAATGCTGAAGATCCTTACAGGTTCTTCACTTGGAATATCACCTATGCTGACATTTATCCTTTGGGTGTTCGCCAACAG GGAATTCTGATCAATGGCCAGTTTCCTGGACCTGATATATATGCAGTGACCAACGATAATATCATAGTCAACGTGTACAATAATTTGCCGGAGCCATTCCTTCTCTCCTG GAACGGAGTGCAGCAGAGGAAGAATTCATTCGAAGACGGAGTGTATGGGACAACATGTCCAATTCCTCCTGGCAAGAACTTCACCTACGTTATGCAAATGAAAGATCAAATTGGGAGCTTTTACTATTTCCCATCCCTCGCATTCCACAAAGCAGCTGGTGGATTTGGTGGGATTAGGATCCTGAGCAGGCCCAGAATCCCTGTCCCCTTCCCTGAACCCCACGGGGATTTCACCCTTCTCATTGGAGATTGGTACAAGACAAATCACAAC GTTTTGAAGTCAATTTTAGACCAGGGAAAGATGCTTGCTTTTCCTGATGGAATCCTCATCAACGGGCGTGGAAATAATAGTGCATGGTTCACAGTGGAACCAGGGAAAACATACAGGTTGAGGATATCAAATGTCGGGCTCCGGGATTCACTCAACTTCAGGATTCAGGGACACGAGATGAAGCTGGTTGAAGTGGAGGGCACTCACACTGTGCAGACCACTGTATCCTCCCTGGACGTACATGTTGGCCAGTCCTGTTCTGTTCTAGTCACCGCGGACCAGCCAGCTCAGGACTATTACATTGCCGTATCTACACGTTTCACCGACCAGGTCCTCACCACCACCGCCGTTCTTCACTACAGCAACTCCAGAAAGCCCGTTTCCGGCCCTCCACCCCCTGGACCTACCACTGATATTCAGTGGTCGCTAAACCAGGCTCGCTCCATCAG gACGAATCTGACAGCCAGTGGACCAAGGCCAAACCCTCAAGGTTCATACCACTATGGCCAAATCAATGTGAGCAGAACTATCAGACTGGCCAACTTACCTGGTATAGTGAATGGCAAGCAACGGTATGCAGTGAACGGTGTTTCATTTGTTCACGCTGACACGCCTCTCAAGCTGGCGGACTATTATAATATCAGTGGGGTGTTCCGTGTGGGAAGCATTTCTGACTACCCCCCCAGGGGCAGAGGAATTCGGCTCGACACATCAGTCATGGGAGCAGACTACAGAGCATTTGTCGAGATAGTGTTTGAGAACCGTGAAAACATCACCCAGAGCTGGCATCTTGATGGATATTCTTTCTTTGTAGTGGG GATGGATGGAGGTTCTTGGACGCCTAGCAGCCGGAAACAGTATAATCTGGTAGATGCCATTTCACGCTCCACCACACAA GTTTATCCCAAGTCATGGACAGCAATTTATGTGGCACTTGACAATGTAGGAATGTGGAACCTGAGGAGCGAGTATTGGGCTCGGCAATACTTGGGCCAACAGTTTTATCTGCGTGTTTATACGCCAGTCCGGTCTTTCAGGGATGAGTATGCCATTCCACAGAACGCTCTGCTTTGTGGACGAGCTGATGGCAAGCGCTCATAA
- the LOC105169833 gene encoding phosphoprotein ECPP44-like has protein sequence MAEQYPQAHANNTSAVPPAEAKDRGCFDFMRKEDKAQEDLVMTDMNAANQSTDKEKHTLMDQLQCTHTHSSSSSEEEVEEGGERKKKKKKGLKETIKEKLSGDKEGEENEHKDTCVPMEKCNEENAEAASPGEKKGFLEKIKEKLPGQHKKDGENVQTLPASDHPADGNTKEKKGIMDKIKEKLPGHHKNDENELKKD, from the exons ATGGCGGAGCAATATCCACAAGCTCATGCAAACAACACTTCCGCTGTGCCTCCTGCAGAGGCTAAAGATCGCGGatgttttgattttatgaGAAAGGAGGACAAAGCTCAAGAAGATCTTGTTATGACAGATATGAACGCAGCAAACCAGAgcacagacaaggaaaaaCATACTCTGATGGACCAACTTCAATGCACTCATACCCACTCAAGTTCC TCTAGTGAGGAAGAAGTAGAAGAGGGAGgagaaaggaagaagaagaagaagaagggtcTGAAAGAGACAATCAAGGAGAAACTATCCGGGGACAAAGAGGGAGAAGAAAACGAGCACAAAGACACGTGCGTTCCTATGGAGAAATGCAATGAAGAAAATGCTGAAGCTGCTTCCCCAGGAGAAAAGAAAGGGTTTCTGGAGAAGATCAAGGAGAAACTCCCTGGCCAGCACAAGAAAGATGGAGAGAATGTTCAAACTCTACCTGCATCTGACCATCCCGCGGACGGCAACACCAAGGAGAAGAAAGGAATAATGGACAAGATCAAGGAGAAGTTGCCTGGACACCACAAAAATGACGAAAATGAGTTGAAGAAGGACTGA
- the LOC105169831 gene encoding uncharacterized protein LOC105169831, with the protein MGVAMHVKSDSEVTSIEASTPPRSPRRPLYYVQSPSHSQHDLEKMSYGWSPFGSPTHHFQYHCSPIHHSRESSTSRFSASLKNPRNSGGGVAGWRRMQRKYDEVGDEAEEDEEGEGEDEGNDGGQMRFYAVCFLLSFVVLFSIFSLILWAASLAYKPRIVMKSISFENFNVQAGMDATGVPTDMLTLNSTVKIFYRNPSTFFGVHVTSTPLELHYFDLKVASGHMRKFYQSRRSDSKVIAVVEGHQVPLYGGIPVLNSAKGHPESMSVPLNLTFVVRSRAYILGRLVKPKFYLSILCGVTMRGNHLGKPLNLTKSQSCIYH; encoded by the exons ATGGGTGTGGCAATGCATGTCAAATCCGACTCTGAGGTAACCAGCATTGAAGCCTCAACGCCGCCGCGTTCACCCCGGCGCCCGTTGTACTACGTGCAGAGCCCATCCCACTCGCAGCACGATCTTGAGAAAATGTCATACGGGTGGAGTCCTTTCGGGTCACCCACCCACCATTTCCAGTACCACTGCTCCCCGATTCACCATTCACGTGAATCCTCCACTTCAAGATTCTCTGCCTCGCTGAAAAACCCAAGAAACTCTGGTGGAGGAGTTGCCGGGTGGCGGCGGATGCAGAGGAAGTATGATGAGGTTGGAGATGAAGCGGAGGAAGATgaggagggggagggggaagATGAAGGCAATGATGGGGGGCAAATGAGATTTTATGCGGTGTGCTTTCTGTTGTCGTTTGTGGTGCTTTTTTCTATATTCTCCTTAATTCTCTGGGCTGCAAGTTTAGCTTACAAACCGAGGATAGTCATGAAG AGCATTTCTTTCGAGAATTTCAATGTACAAGCTGGAATGGATGCCACAGGGGTGCCAACGGATATGTTAACTTTGAATTCGACGGTCAAGATCTTTTATAGGAATCCATCAACCTTCTTTGGTGTCCACGTCACCTCCACTCCTCTTGAGCTTCACTATTTTGATCTCAAAGTTGCTTCTGGTCAT ATGAGAAAGTTCTACCAGTCGAGAAGGAGCGACAGCAAAGTGATAGCAGTGGTTGAGGGGCATCAGGTGCCGCTTTATGGGGGAATTCCAGTGCTGAATAGTGCTAAAGGTCATCCAGAGAGCATGTCTGTGCCATTAAATCTGACATTTGTTGTGAGATCAAGAGCCTACATTTTGGGGAGGCTGGTAAAGCCCAAGTTCTATCTCAGTATCCTTTGTGGGGTTACTATGAGAGGTAACCATCTGGGCAAGCCTCTTAATCTCACCAAATCTCAATCTTGTATTTATCATTAG